Proteins found in one Paenibacillus borealis genomic segment:
- a CDS encoding iron-containing alcohol dehydrogenase family protein, giving the protein MLTFKSPDLYVNEPGALQRLGALTRQYGRRAYLIGGETALKRTGATLEASLKAEGIEVVVEINTGEVTLVNIEHYANKLSAAAPDFIVGAGGGKVLDLVKAVGERLELPVVTVPTIAATCAAWSALTILHDDEGRADGALFLKASPRVIVADTAVLAEAPRRYLASGIGDTLAKWYEVALNLQDGEGGLDIQLSLHPARLALEIIGRSGEAACRQAETGASGEAFKEVVDAIIVLTGLAGTVGAGKRRALVAHAIHDSLTHLEETKSSLHGEKVGFCLIIQSLLEGREDIHELISTLLRYELPVTLAELGIDREPQIIRVAEGSEIVPAPGGFAFPYDSGSVETAIRAADELGRQALKNIVSFSTSIGK; this is encoded by the coding sequence ATGCTGACATTTAAATCACCGGATCTCTACGTGAACGAGCCGGGCGCACTGCAGCGCCTGGGAGCCTTGACCCGCCAGTATGGCCGCAGAGCGTATCTGATTGGCGGAGAGACCGCGCTGAAGCGGACAGGAGCAACCCTTGAGGCCAGCCTGAAGGCGGAAGGCATTGAGGTTGTTGTAGAGATCAATACAGGTGAGGTTACCCTGGTGAATATCGAACATTATGCGAATAAGCTCTCCGCAGCCGCGCCTGATTTCATCGTGGGAGCCGGCGGCGGCAAGGTGCTGGATCTGGTCAAGGCCGTGGGTGAACGTCTCGAACTTCCTGTGGTCACCGTCCCTACAATCGCGGCTACCTGCGCTGCCTGGTCGGCTCTGACGATCCTGCATGATGATGAAGGCAGAGCGGATGGGGCGCTGTTCCTGAAAGCCTCTCCCCGTGTGATTGTCGCTGATACAGCAGTTCTGGCGGAAGCCCCCAGGCGTTATTTAGCTTCGGGGATTGGGGATACCTTGGCGAAATGGTATGAAGTAGCCCTGAACTTGCAGGACGGGGAAGGCGGACTGGATATCCAGCTCAGTCTGCATCCCGCCCGGCTGGCGCTTGAGATTATCGGGCGGAGCGGCGAGGCAGCCTGCCGGCAGGCAGAGACTGGTGCTTCTGGCGAAGCGTTCAAGGAAGTGGTTGATGCGATCATTGTGCTGACAGGGCTGGCAGGTACAGTAGGTGCGGGCAAGAGGCGCGCACTGGTGGCCCATGCCATTCATGACAGCCTGACCCATCTGGAGGAGACGAAGTCTTCGCTGCATGGGGAGAAGGTAGGCTTCTGCCTGATTATCCAGTCATTGCTGGAAGGCAGGGAAGACATTCATGAGCTGATCAGTACGCTGCTCCGCTATGAACTGCCTGTCACGCTTGCGGAGCTGGGCATTGACAGAGAGCCGCAGATCATCCGTGTTGCTGAAGGCAGTGAAATCGTTCCGGCACCGGGAGGTTTTGCCTTTCCGTATGACAGCGGCAGCGTGGAGACAGCGATTAGAGCCGCAGATGAACTAGGCCGTCAGGCGCTGAAGAATATCGTTTCTTTTAGCACAAGCATTGGTAAATAA
- a CDS encoding glutathione S-transferase family protein, with protein MSNQIQTSPAEIAVTGAFVRQTNRFSAAFGDSPDELPVEQGRYRLIWSAACPWAHRAVIVRRLLGLEEAISLGTVDPLRPALPHTDWAFTLDEDGKDPVLGIRYLSEAYLAADPGYTGRPTVPAVVEIATGKVVQNDYFKLTNHLETAWAPLHKQDAPDLYPLHLRAEIDELNGQIFHDVNNGVYKAGFARSQEAYEAAYHTLFERLNELEERLSISRYLFGDQLTDSDVRLYTTLARFDIAYYTAFRANRQRLADYRHLWAYARDLYQTPGFGDTTDFDAIKRHYHLSVLLAAEGSNPYRILPKGPDLSQWNTPHGRHS; from the coding sequence TTGAGTAATCAAATTCAGACTTCCCCGGCAGAAATTGCTGTGACTGGTGCTTTTGTTAGACAGACTAACCGTTTCTCTGCTGCATTCGGCGATAGTCCTGATGAGCTTCCCGTGGAGCAAGGCCGGTACCGGCTAATCTGGTCGGCAGCCTGCCCCTGGGCCCACCGCGCGGTCATTGTCCGGCGGCTGCTTGGACTGGAGGAAGCCATCAGCCTGGGCACGGTGGACCCGCTCCGGCCGGCTCTTCCGCATACCGACTGGGCTTTTACGCTGGATGAGGATGGGAAGGACCCGGTGCTGGGCATCCGCTACCTGAGTGAGGCTTATCTGGCTGCTGATCCCGGTTATACGGGGCGCCCTACGGTTCCGGCGGTTGTAGAAATCGCGACTGGGAAGGTAGTCCAGAATGATTATTTTAAGCTGACCAATCACCTGGAGACCGCCTGGGCTCCGCTGCATAAGCAGGATGCGCCCGATTTGTATCCCCTGCATCTGCGGGCAGAGATCGATGAGCTGAACGGACAGATCTTCCATGATGTGAACAACGGTGTATACAAGGCCGGGTTTGCCCGTTCGCAGGAAGCCTATGAGGCAGCTTATCACACCTTATTCGAGCGGCTCAATGAACTTGAGGAACGTCTCTCTATCAGCCGCTACTTGTTCGGGGATCAGCTGACCGATTCCGATGTGCGCCTGTACACTACACTAGCGCGCTTCGATATCGCTTATTACACGGCATTCCGTGCGAACCGGCAGCGGCTGGCCGATTACCGCCATCTATGGGCGTATGCCAGGGATTTATACCAGACTCCGGGCTTTGGAGATACAACCGATTTTGACGCCATCAAACGGCATTATCATTTATCCGTGCTTCTGGCTGCTGAGGGCTCCAATCCGTACCGGATTCTGCCCAAAGGACCGGATCTCAGCCAGTGGAACACTCCGCATGGGCGTCATAGCTGA
- a CDS encoding glutathione S-transferase family protein, with product MSVNKKHPVFATELKADGSFEPQANLFTVPFGYSPGEHRPQPGRYRLLWMKACPYAHRAVIVRRLLGLEEAISLGTASHFRTAYGWEFSLDAGGVDPVLGIRYIKEIYDAEDPGYKGRPTVPIIVDVQTGRGVNSDYFRLTNYLETVWAPFHKEGAPDLYPQRLRSEIDTLNDIIFRDINSGVYKAGFAHSQAAYEQAFDALFDRLDELEQRLERSRYLFGDFITDSDVRLYTTLVRFDAAYYTVFNTNRSRLTDFPNLWGYARDLYQLPGFGDTTGLAAIRSSYHASPHLRGFARNPYGIYPLGPDERDWAAPHRRSHLKGGYSR from the coding sequence ATGAGTGTGAATAAGAAGCACCCCGTATTTGCAACTGAATTGAAAGCGGACGGCTCCTTTGAGCCGCAGGCCAACCTGTTCACCGTCCCGTTCGGCTACAGTCCGGGTGAACACCGGCCCCAGCCCGGCCGCTACCGGCTGCTCTGGATGAAGGCCTGTCCCTACGCCCACCGCGCAGTGATTGTCCGCAGGCTGCTGGGCCTAGAAGAAGCCATCAGCCTGGGTACAGCCAGCCATTTCCGCACGGCATACGGCTGGGAGTTCTCGCTGGACGCGGGCGGTGTTGATCCTGTACTGGGCATCCGCTACATCAAAGAGATTTACGATGCGGAGGACCCTGGATATAAGGGGCGTCCCACTGTACCCATTATCGTGGATGTGCAGACAGGACGGGGCGTGAACAGCGATTACTTCAGGCTGACGAACTACCTGGAGACGGTATGGGCCCCTTTTCATAAGGAGGGGGCACCTGACCTGTATCCGCAGCGGCTCCGCAGCGAAATTGACACGCTGAATGACATTATCTTCAGAGATATCAACAGCGGGGTGTATAAAGCCGGCTTTGCCCATTCCCAGGCGGCGTATGAGCAGGCGTTTGATGCACTGTTTGACCGGCTGGATGAGCTGGAGCAGCGCCTTGAGCGCAGCCGTTATCTTTTCGGGGATTTCATTACAGATTCCGATGTCCGGCTCTATACCACGCTCGTCCGGTTCGATGCGGCTTATTACACGGTGTTTAACACGAACCGCAGCCGCCTGACCGATTTCCCGAATCTGTGGGGATATGCGAGGGATCTGTACCAGCTTCCCGGCTTTGGCGACACCACCGGTCTGGCGGCGATCCGCAGCAGCTATCATGCCTCCCCTCACTTAAGGGGATTTGCCCGCAACCCGTACGGCATTTATCCGCTAGGTCCCGATGAACGGGACTGGGCGGCTCCCCATAGACGCTCACATTTAAAAGGAGGGTATTCCCGTTGA
- a CDS encoding helix-turn-helix domain-containing protein, protein MNARPSMLYKPFQPNFEKMLHSYSDYRASLTAPFGGGIQFYGFYMDDTNVNQMFVIPEGCMSLVICCYPDHPSANICGTLYKGRQGLFVRSECEYFVIRFLPGYAEHFFRFPIGEFSELEIPVGDVLPHAAELLERVVAKNTFHERVQAFEDFYGTYMRDRLEIPRLIEYLTDQIICSRGTLHVNDLSQDTGYSSRYLIKAFERYIGASPKLFSRIIRFQHVLESLENKHYKETLEQISELGYFDQNHFIKEFKEFSLTTPKKYIIKGTTGNLTDES, encoded by the coding sequence GTGAATGCAAGACCGTCCATGCTGTATAAGCCCTTCCAGCCAAACTTTGAAAAGATGCTGCACTCCTATTCCGACTACAGGGCTTCCTTGACCGCGCCATTCGGCGGCGGCATTCAATTTTATGGCTTTTACATGGATGACACGAACGTCAATCAAATGTTTGTCATCCCGGAAGGCTGCATGAGTCTTGTCATTTGCTGTTATCCGGATCACCCGTCAGCCAACATATGCGGCACGTTGTACAAAGGCAGACAGGGGCTTTTTGTCCGTTCGGAGTGTGAGTACTTTGTGATTCGTTTTTTGCCGGGGTATGCGGAGCATTTCTTTCGTTTTCCTATAGGTGAATTTAGCGAATTGGAGATTCCGGTCGGGGACGTTCTCCCGCATGCCGCAGAATTGCTGGAGCGGGTGGTAGCGAAGAATACGTTTCATGAACGTGTCCAGGCATTCGAGGATTTCTATGGAACCTATATGCGTGACCGGCTGGAAATCCCCCGGCTGATTGAATATTTGACGGATCAGATCATCTGCAGCCGCGGTACACTGCATGTCAACGATTTGTCGCAGGATACGGGATATTCCAGCCGCTATTTGATCAAAGCCTTCGAGCGGTATATCGGGGCCTCCCCCAAGCTGTTCAGCCGGATCATCCGCTTCCAGCATGTGCTGGAATCCTTGGAGAATAAGCATTACAAAGAAACGCTGGAGCAAATCTCCGAGCTCGGTTATTTCGATCAGAACCACTTCATTAAAGAGTTCAAAGAATTCAGTCTGACCACACCCAAAAAGTATATCATCAAAGGAACTACGGGGAATTTGACGGATGAATCTTAA
- a CDS encoding DNA polymerase IV: MPKDRIILLSDCQSFYASVEKAAHPEYKDKPVAVGDPTRMNGIVLAACPIAKSHGVTTASRVGEAMTKCRDLVVIRPRMSTYIKVSLMISEIYKGYTDQVEAFSIDEQFLDVTGSLSVFGEGLPEMIRSIQHHVLLSTGVWTRVGTGPTKILAKMANNFAKKQKDGVFRLDYDNIDTELWPLPVHEMFMVAGRMTKNFYRMGITTIGDIARMELGEFKRRMRTTMGKQSDIQAEYYWQTARGIDPSPVVTGIRHQIKSVGHGKALRWNLYTRLPEIEVVLLELVIEVCQRARKYRYMGSVVSIAVAETDGNKSNSYSRQMTLPEPSSLTHEVAAAAYRLFVDHWTGMPLSRLAISISQLTDDSVMQLTLFDDRIRTYNREQAVDQIKTRYGSRALIRASSLLESGVALERAEQIGGHYK, from the coding sequence ATGCCTAAAGACCGGATCATTCTGCTCTCGGATTGCCAATCCTTCTATGCAAGTGTCGAAAAGGCTGCTCACCCCGAGTATAAAGATAAGCCTGTCGCCGTCGGCGATCCTACGCGGATGAACGGTATTGTCCTGGCTGCCTGCCCTATCGCCAAATCTCATGGTGTAACCACCGCATCCCGCGTGGGTGAAGCCATGACCAAATGCCGGGATCTCGTAGTGATCCGCCCGCGGATGAGTACGTATATTAAGGTTTCGTTGATGATTTCAGAAATCTATAAGGGGTATACCGACCAGGTTGAGGCCTTCAGCATTGATGAGCAGTTTTTGGATGTGACGGGTTCGTTGAGTGTGTTTGGAGAAGGTCTGCCGGAGATGATTCGCTCCATCCAGCATCATGTCCTGTTATCTACGGGGGTGTGGACCCGGGTGGGGACCGGACCGACCAAAATCCTGGCCAAGATGGCCAATAACTTTGCCAAGAAGCAGAAGGACGGGGTCTTCAGGCTGGATTACGACAATATCGACACAGAGCTCTGGCCGCTGCCGGTGCATGAAATGTTCATGGTGGCTGGACGGATGACCAAGAATTTTTACCGTATGGGGATTACCACGATTGGCGATATTGCCCGGATGGAGCTGGGGGAGTTCAAGCGGAGAATGCGCACAACCATGGGCAAGCAGAGCGATATTCAAGCGGAATATTATTGGCAGACGGCGCGCGGCATAGATCCCAGCCCGGTCGTTACCGGGATTCGGCACCAGATTAAGTCGGTGGGGCACGGGAAGGCGCTGCGCTGGAATCTCTATACTCGGCTGCCGGAGATTGAAGTGGTATTGCTGGAACTGGTGATCGAGGTGTGCCAGCGGGCACGGAAATACCGGTATATGGGGTCGGTGGTGTCTATCGCGGTAGCAGAGACGGACGGCAACAAATCTAACTCCTACAGCAGACAAATGACACTGCCGGAGCCCTCGTCTTTAACGCATGAGGTGGCAGCGGCGGCCTACCGCTTGTTTGTGGATCATTGGACGGGGATGCCGCTAAGCCGCCTGGCGATATCTATATCCCAGCTGACCGATGACAGTGTCATGCAGCTCACTTTATTCGATGACCGTATCCGCACTTACAACAGAGAACAGGCAGTGGATCAGATCAAAACCAGATACGGCAGCCGGGCGCTTATCCGCGCATCCTCTTTGCTGGAATCCGGAGTTGCGCTGGAACGGGCCGAACAGATTGGAGGTCATTATAAGTGA
- a CDS encoding IS110 family transposase has product MDAIRECCAGLDVHNKTVVACILNGPLDHTPQKQISTFGTTTRELLRLQDWLIANRCQEVAMESTGVLWKPVWNVLESTCDIVLANARTIKNIPGRKTDMNDAFWIAKLHRCGLVQASVVLPEQLRDLRDWTRYRVKMVQAITAEKNRIHKLLQDGNIKLSSFITDVFGVSGRLLLEQLMNGEVLDEEQLRGLVKTKLKKKVPELMDALNGRVRRHHREMMRLHWDHLLYLEKQIEQVEARIECKLAPYAEELEWLDSIPGIERNTAAAIFAELGPEVHKRFETEEQLTSWAGVSPGNKESAGRKSKTKCLPGNKFLKRALTQAAWANEKSSNRIGQHFRRVRKRRGDKKACVATAHLLVKIIYSLMKNRSGYEEKDVPESTSKEKALAYYLKQIEKLGLTVQVTSPETS; this is encoded by the coding sequence ATGGATGCTATACGTGAATGCTGTGCGGGTCTCGATGTTCATAACAAAACGGTTGTCGCTTGTATTCTAAACGGACCGCTGGACCACACTCCCCAAAAGCAAATCTCGACGTTCGGAACGACAACGCGTGAATTATTGCGGCTTCAGGACTGGCTTATCGCGAATCGGTGTCAGGAGGTAGCGATGGAGAGTACAGGGGTATTATGGAAACCGGTCTGGAATGTACTCGAATCGACGTGCGACATCGTCTTGGCGAATGCTCGGACGATTAAAAACATTCCTGGACGAAAAACCGATATGAACGATGCCTTTTGGATTGCGAAACTCCACCGGTGCGGATTGGTTCAAGCCAGTGTGGTCCTGCCCGAGCAGTTGCGGGATCTGCGGGACTGGACCCGGTACCGGGTGAAAATGGTCCAAGCGATCACTGCCGAAAAGAATCGGATTCATAAACTGCTGCAAGATGGAAATATCAAATTGTCTAGTTTCATCACGGATGTCTTTGGCGTATCGGGCCGTTTGTTGCTGGAGCAGTTAATGAATGGCGAGGTGCTGGACGAAGAGCAGCTTCGCGGGCTCGTGAAGACAAAACTAAAGAAAAAGGTCCCTGAACTCATGGACGCGTTGAATGGACGTGTGCGTCGTCATCATCGGGAGATGATGCGGCTTCACTGGGATCATCTGTTGTATCTGGAGAAGCAAATCGAGCAAGTGGAAGCCCGGATTGAATGCAAGCTAGCCCCATATGCCGAAGAACTGGAGTGGCTCGATTCGATCCCTGGGATTGAACGCAATACGGCTGCGGCTATTTTTGCTGAACTCGGTCCGGAGGTTCATAAGCGTTTCGAAACGGAGGAACAATTGACGTCTTGGGCAGGCGTCAGCCCGGGAAACAAGGAAAGTGCAGGAAGGAAATCTAAAACGAAATGTCTGCCGGGAAACAAGTTTTTGAAACGCGCGTTAACCCAGGCGGCATGGGCCAATGAGAAATCCTCCAATCGTATCGGTCAGCACTTTAGGCGGGTTCGAAAGCGGCGTGGAGACAAAAAAGCGTGTGTAGCCACGGCACATTTACTGGTAAAGATTATTTACAGTTTAATGAAAAACAGATCTGGATACGAAGAAAAAGACGTGCCGGAGAGCACGTCCAAGGAAAAGGCGTTAGCTTATTACTTGAAACAAATCGAAAAGTTAGGCTTAACGGTTCAAGTGACGTCCCCCGAAACGAGCTGA
- the cymR gene encoding cysteine metabolism transcriptional regulator CymR: MKISTKGRYGLTIMMELALRFGEGPTSLKSIAEKNGLSEHYLEQLIAPLRNAGLVKSIRGAYGGYILSRETSTITAGDIIRVLEGPISPVDFTEEDDPAKRDLWLRIRDSIADVLDSTTLSDLINFKEESHADNYMFYI, from the coding sequence TTGAAAATATCAACCAAAGGACGTTACGGATTAACCATTATGATGGAGCTTGCCCTGAGATTTGGTGAAGGGCCAACATCACTTAAAAGCATTGCCGAGAAAAACGGACTTTCCGAGCATTATCTGGAGCAACTGATCGCCCCGCTGCGTAATGCCGGACTTGTAAAAAGTATCCGCGGCGCATACGGCGGGTATATTCTGTCCCGCGAGACCAGCACCATTACTGCCGGAGACATCATCCGCGTCCTGGAAGGCCCGATTTCTCCTGTGGACTTCACAGAAGAAGATGACCCGGCCAAGCGCGACCTCTGGCTGCGTATCCGCGACAGCATTGCCGATGTGCTGGACTCCACCACATTATCCGACCTGATCAACTTCAAGGAAGAGAGCCACGCGGATAATTATATGTTCTATATCTAA
- the mnmA gene encoding tRNA 2-thiouridine(34) synthase MnmA: MTKANQDIRVVVGMSGGVDSSVTALLLKQQGYDVIGIFMKNWDDTDEFGVCTAETDAEDVRRVCEQIDIPYYTVNFEKEYFDKVFSYFLEEYKAGRTPNPDVMCNREIKFGEFLNKALQLGADYVATGHYARVVEEGGMFKLLRGVDNNKDQTYFLNALNQYQLSKAMFPIGHLPKPEVRRIAEEAGLYTAKKKDSTGVCFIGERNFREFLSQYLPAQSGNMVDIATGEVKGRHDGLMYYTLGQRQGLGIGGSGTGEPWFVAEKDLASNTLYVVQGEKHVSLYSTSLTASGVNWIDADTLGDTPLKCTAKFRYRQPDQGVTLTKQADGTVHVAFDVQQKAITPGQAVVFYLGDTCLGGGTIEAAEKVVPLPQV; encoded by the coding sequence ATGACAAAAGCTAATCAGGATATCCGTGTCGTCGTCGGTATGTCGGGTGGGGTCGATTCCTCTGTTACAGCGCTTCTGCTGAAGCAGCAGGGTTATGATGTCATCGGCATCTTCATGAAGAATTGGGATGATACCGACGAGTTCGGCGTATGTACGGCGGAGACCGATGCCGAGGATGTGCGCCGCGTGTGCGAGCAGATCGATATTCCTTACTATACCGTTAATTTCGAGAAGGAATACTTTGATAAAGTCTTTTCCTATTTCCTCGAAGAATATAAGGCCGGCCGGACACCGAATCCGGATGTGATGTGCAACCGCGAGATTAAGTTCGGGGAATTCCTGAACAAAGCGCTGCAGCTTGGCGCTGATTACGTCGCTACCGGGCACTACGCCAGGGTAGTGGAAGAAGGCGGCATGTTCAAGCTGCTGCGCGGCGTGGACAACAACAAGGACCAGACTTATTTCCTCAACGCGCTGAACCAGTACCAGCTCTCCAAGGCCATGTTCCCGATCGGGCATCTGCCGAAACCTGAGGTGCGGAGAATTGCCGAGGAAGCCGGACTCTACACCGCCAAGAAAAAAGACAGCACCGGCGTCTGCTTCATCGGAGAACGTAATTTCCGTGAATTCCTGAGCCAATACCTGCCTGCGCAGTCGGGCAATATGGTCGATATCGCCACCGGGGAAGTCAAAGGCCGTCACGACGGCCTCATGTACTACACGCTGGGCCAGCGCCAGGGTCTTGGCATCGGCGGCTCCGGCACAGGGGAACCGTGGTTCGTAGCCGAGAAGGATCTGGCAAGCAATACCCTGTATGTCGTACAGGGAGAGAAGCATGTCAGCCTGTACTCCACCAGCCTCACAGCTTCCGGCGTGAACTGGATCGATGCAGATACACTTGGCGACACCCCGTTGAAGTGTACCGCCAAGTTCCGCTACCGCCAGCCGGATCAGGGTGTTACGCTGACGAAGCAGGCAGATGGAACCGTGCATGTTGCTTTTGATGTCCAGCAGAAGGCAATCACGCCGGGACAGGCTGTGGTGTTCTACCTTGGTGATACGTGTCTGGGCGGCGGAACCATTGAGGCTGCTGAGAAGGTCGTGCCGCTGCCGCAGGTGTAA